Genomic segment of Actinomycetota bacterium:
TGTCTCCTCGTTCACCGCCAGTGCAGGTAGCGACTAGTACTTCAACACCTTGCGCCACATACATGGCCACTGTTGCTGCGCCTTTACTCGCTTCGTCATCGGGATGCGCATGGACCGCCAATAACCGCAATGGCTCTTCTGGAGCGGGCATTAAATTTATTGATGCTGACATGTCTCTATTCTCTTACACCGCTTATTGTGGTCTTACCATGAGTAACCATGTTGACTTACCACCCCATCTGCAGAAGCGCTATGGGGTGCACAAATCTGCTTGGTGGGCATACGTGACTATTTTGTTGCTAGTTGCTTCATTGCTGGGATTGGTCATTTACACCAATTACCGTTCGGTAAAACCCAGTATTGCCGGAGAGTTGACAACTTTCACGGTCACAAAAGGTGCAGTTCAGATCAACTGGAAAATACAGCGGCCGACTGGCAAAACCATTTATTGCGCAATCCGAGCCCAGGATCGCGCAAAGACTGATGTGGGATATGCCATCGTTGAAATTGCTGGTCAGAATGATCAGGAAATTGTTACTTACGAATTGCGGACAAACGGCAAGGCAGTTCTGGCCGAAGTTTTGGGGTGTGGACCCACTCAGAATTTACGCGTACCGCCAGCAAATTTCCCTCCTGGCTTGCAGATACCCGATCA
This window contains:
- a CDS encoding DUF4307 domain-containing protein; amino-acid sequence: MSLFSYTAYCGLTMSNHVDLPPHLQKRYGVHKSAWWAYVTILLLVASLLGLVIYTNYRSVKPSIAGELTTFTVTKGAVQINWKIQRPTGKTIYCAIRAQDRAKTDVGYAIVEIAGQNDQEIVTYELRTNGKAVLAEVLGCGPTQNLRVPPANFPPGLQIPD